A stretch of the Bacillus anthracis str. Vollum genome encodes the following:
- the parE gene encoding DNA topoisomerase IV subunit B, whose amino-acid sequence MAKHQFQYNEDAIQVLEGLEAVRKRPGMYIGSTDSRGLHHLVYEIVDNSVDEALAGFGDEISVVIHKDNSISVIDKGRGMPTGMHKLGKPTPEVILTVLHAGGKFGQGGYKTSGGLHGVGASVVNALSEWLVVTIKRDGNIYEQRFENGGVPVTTLEKIGKTKESGTTMHFKPDTTIFSTTNYNYETLCERLRESAFLLKGMKISIKDERNDLEDVFHYETGIEAFVSYLNEEKDSIHPVVYFTGEQNGIEAELAFQFNDGYSENILSFVNNVRTKDGGTHEAGFKTAMTRVFNEYARKVALLKEKDKNLEGTDIREGVAAIVSVRVPEEVLQFEGQTKGKLGTSEARSSIDAIVSEHLAYFLEENPDVATLLVRKAIKAAQAREAARKAREEARTGKKKKKSEGTLSGKLTPAQSRNPQKNELYLVEGDSAGGSAKQGRDRRFQAVLPLRGKVINTEKAKLADIFKNEEINTIIYAIGGGVGNEFDVEDINYDKVVIMTDADTDGAHIQVLLLTFFYRYMKPLIEAGKVFIALPPLYKVSKGKGKSEVIEYAWSDEELDSVTKKVGKGYMLQRYKGLGEMNADQLWETTMNPETRTLIRVKIDDAARAERRVTTLMGDKVEPRRKWIERNVQFGMQEEGNILENEMIMETEVE is encoded by the coding sequence TTGGCGAAGCATCAGTTCCAATATAATGAAGATGCGATTCAAGTGTTAGAAGGACTTGAAGCCGTTCGAAAACGCCCGGGTATGTATATCGGGAGCACGGACAGCCGTGGATTGCATCATTTAGTATACGAAATAGTAGATAACTCCGTTGATGAAGCGTTAGCGGGATTTGGCGACGAAATTTCTGTCGTAATACATAAAGATAATAGTATTAGCGTTATAGATAAAGGGCGAGGAATGCCTACGGGAATGCATAAGCTTGGAAAACCTACACCAGAAGTTATTTTAACTGTACTTCATGCCGGTGGTAAGTTTGGTCAAGGTGGTTACAAAACGAGTGGTGGTTTACACGGTGTTGGGGCATCAGTTGTAAACGCCTTATCTGAATGGTTAGTCGTAACGATTAAGCGTGACGGAAATATTTATGAACAACGCTTTGAAAATGGCGGTGTTCCTGTAACGACGCTTGAGAAAATCGGAAAGACGAAAGAATCTGGTACAACAATGCATTTCAAACCAGATACAACGATTTTCAGTACAACAAATTACAATTATGAAACATTATGTGAGAGATTACGCGAATCTGCATTCTTATTAAAAGGGATGAAAATCTCAATAAAAGATGAAAGAAATGATTTAGAAGATGTCTTTCATTATGAAACAGGAATTGAAGCTTTCGTTTCCTATTTAAACGAAGAAAAAGATTCAATTCACCCAGTTGTATACTTCACTGGTGAACAAAATGGGATTGAAGCAGAATTAGCATTTCAATTTAACGATGGCTACTCAGAAAATATTCTTTCGTTTGTAAATAATGTACGTACAAAAGATGGTGGAACACATGAAGCTGGATTTAAAACGGCGATGACACGTGTGTTTAATGAGTATGCTCGCAAAGTAGCACTATTAAAAGAAAAAGATAAAAACTTAGAAGGTACAGATATTCGTGAAGGTGTAGCAGCTATCGTTTCTGTACGTGTACCAGAAGAAGTACTTCAGTTTGAAGGACAAACGAAGGGGAAACTAGGTACAAGTGAAGCTCGTTCTTCAATTGATGCCATTGTATCAGAGCATTTAGCTTACTTTTTAGAAGAAAACCCGGACGTAGCTACACTTCTTGTGAGAAAAGCAATTAAAGCAGCGCAAGCACGTGAAGCCGCTCGTAAAGCGAGAGAGGAAGCGCGTACTGGTAAAAAGAAAAAGAAATCAGAAGGTACATTAAGTGGTAAGTTAACACCCGCACAATCACGTAACCCGCAGAAAAATGAACTGTACCTAGTAGAGGGTGACTCTGCCGGTGGTTCTGCGAAACAAGGGCGAGATCGACGTTTCCAAGCGGTATTACCGTTACGTGGTAAAGTAATTAATACAGAAAAAGCAAAGCTTGCTGATATTTTCAAAAATGAAGAGATTAATACAATCATTTATGCAATTGGCGGCGGCGTAGGCAATGAATTTGATGTGGAAGACATTAACTACGATAAAGTTGTAATCATGACCGATGCCGATACAGACGGAGCGCATATTCAAGTATTGTTATTAACATTCTTCTACAGATATATGAAACCACTTATCGAAGCTGGTAAAGTGTTTATCGCACTTCCACCTTTATACAAAGTAAGTAAAGGAAAAGGGAAAAGTGAAGTAATTGAATATGCATGGTCAGATGAAGAGTTAGATAGTGTAACGAAAAAAGTTGGAAAAGGTTACATGTTACAGCGTTACAAAGGACTTGGCGAAATGAATGCGGATCAATTATGGGAAACAACGATGAATCCTGAAACACGTACATTAATTCGCGTGAAAATTGATGATGCAGCAAGAGCAGAGCGCCGCGTAACAACATTAATGGGCGATAAAGTAGAACCGCGCCGTAAATGGATTGAGCGTAATGTACAGTTCGGTATGCAAGAAGAAGGAAATATTTTAGAAAATGAAATGATTATGGAGACGGAGGTGGAATAA
- a CDS encoding CoA-binding protein, which produces MTIENPTRTEIGEVLKKSKTIAVVGLSDKPERTSYMVSKAMQDAGYRIIPVNPTVDEVLGEKAIASLKDIKEHVDIVNVFRRSEFLMDVAKEFVEIDADVFWAQLGVQDEDTYKLLKEKDYTVIMDRCIKVEHAMTK; this is translated from the coding sequence ATGACAATTGAAAACCCAACTCGTACGGAAATTGGTGAAGTGTTAAAGAAAAGCAAAACAATTGCAGTTGTTGGATTATCAGATAAGCCAGAACGTACATCGTATATGGTTTCAAAAGCAATGCAAGATGCTGGATACCGCATTATTCCAGTTAACCCAACAGTAGATGAGGTGCTTGGAGAAAAGGCAATTGCTTCACTAAAGGATATTAAGGAACATGTTGACATTGTAAATGTATTCCGCCGTTCAGAATTTTTAATGGATGTTGCAAAAGAATTTGTAGAGATTGATGCAGATGTTTTTTGGGCACAATTAGGAGTACAAGATGAAGATACATACAAACTTTTAAAAGAAAAAGACTATACTGTAATAATGGATCGTTGTATAAAAGTAGAACATGCGATGACAAAATAG
- a CDS encoding S1C family serine protease has translation MGYYDGPNLNEEHSETREVRKSGSKKGYFFTGLVGAVVGAVSISFAAPYMPWAQNNGATVSSFSSDSKVEGTVVPVVNKAKNETDLPGMIEGAKDVVVGVINMQQSIDPFAMQPTGQEQQAGSGSGVIYKKAGNKAYIVTNNHVVDGANKLAVKLSDGKKVDAKLVGKDPWLDLAVVEIDGANVNKVATLGDSSKIRAGEKAIAIGNPLGFDGSVTEGIISSKEREIPVDIDGDKRADWNAQVIQTDAAINPGNSGGALFNQNGEIIGINSSKIAQQEVEGIGFAIPINIAKPVIESLEKDGVVKRPALGVGVVSLEDVQAYAVNQLKVPKEVTNGVVLGKIYPISPAEKAGLEQYDIVVALDNQKVENSLQFRKYLYEKKKVGEKVEVTFYRNGQKMTKTATLADNSATKNQ, from the coding sequence ATGGGATATTACGACGGACCAAATTTAAATGAAGAGCATAGTGAAACGAGAGAAGTGAGAAAATCGGGCAGTAAAAAAGGCTATTTTTTCACAGGTTTAGTCGGAGCTGTAGTTGGGGCTGTTTCAATTAGTTTTGCGGCACCATATATGCCATGGGCTCAAAATAATGGAGCGACTGTATCATCTTTTAGTTCAGATTCAAAAGTTGAAGGTACTGTAGTTCCTGTTGTCAATAAAGCAAAAAATGAAACGGATTTACCTGGTATGATTGAAGGCGCGAAAGATGTTGTTGTAGGTGTTATTAACATGCAACAAAGCATTGATCCATTTGCAATGCAACCGACAGGTCAAGAGCAACAAGCTGGTTCAGGATCAGGTGTTATTTATAAAAAGGCAGGAAATAAAGCATATATTGTAACGAACAATCATGTAGTAGATGGTGCAAATAAACTTGCTGTAAAACTGAGTGATGGCAAGAAGGTAGATGCAAAGCTTGTAGGGAAAGACCCTTGGTTAGATTTAGCTGTTGTTGAAATTGATGGTGCTAATGTTAATAAAGTTGCCACTTTAGGTGATTCTAGTAAAATCCGTGCGGGTGAAAAAGCAATTGCAATCGGTAACCCATTAGGATTTGACGGAAGTGTAACGGAAGGTATTATTAGTAGTAAAGAACGTGAAATTCCAGTAGATATCGATGGCGATAAGCGTGCAGATTGGAATGCTCAAGTTATTCAAACAGATGCAGCAATTAACCCTGGGAACAGTGGTGGTGCGTTATTTAACCAAAACGGAGAAATAATTGGGATTAATTCAAGTAAAATTGCACAACAAGAAGTTGAAGGAATTGGATTTGCTATTCCAATTAATATCGCAAAACCAGTTATTGAATCACTTGAAAAAGACGGAGTAGTGAAACGTCCAGCTCTTGGAGTAGGTGTCGTTTCATTAGAAGATGTGCAAGCTTATGCAGTAAATCAATTGAAAGTGCCAAAAGAAGTAACAAACGGTGTTGTATTAGGTAAAATTTACCCAATATCACCTGCAGAAAAAGCTGGTTTAGAGCAATATGATATTGTAGTAGCATTAGATAATCAAAAAGTAGAAAACTCACTTCAATTCCGTAAATATTTATATGAGAAGAAAAAAGTAGGCGAGAAAGTGGAAGTTACATTCTACCGTAACGGTCAAAAAATGACGAAAACAGCTACTTTAGCAGATAACTCAGCTACAAAGAATCAATAA
- a CDS encoding response regulator transcription factor, whose protein sequence is MNKTVLLVEDERRLREIVSDYFRNEGFEVIEAEDGKKALELFAEHEIDLIMLDIMLPEIDGWSVCRRIRKESAVPIIMLTARSDEDDTLLGFELGADEYVTKPFSPKVLVARAKTLLKRADGVVGVAEENAMSLAGIEVNRLSRTVLVDGEEIILTHKEFELLVYLMENKGIVLSRQHLLDQLWGYDYYGDDRTVDTHIKKLRNKLGDKAKHIGTVIRVGYKFEE, encoded by the coding sequence ATGAATAAAACAGTATTACTTGTTGAAGATGAAAGAAGATTACGTGAAATTGTTAGTGATTATTTTCGTAATGAAGGCTTTGAAGTAATCGAAGCAGAAGACGGAAAAAAAGCGCTAGAATTATTTGCAGAGCATGAAATTGATTTAATTATGTTAGATATTATGTTACCGGAAATAGATGGATGGTCTGTTTGTAGACGAATTAGAAAAGAATCAGCAGTACCAATTATTATGCTAACAGCACGTTCGGATGAGGATGATACATTATTAGGATTTGAATTAGGTGCAGATGAATATGTAACGAAACCTTTCAGCCCGAAAGTGTTAGTAGCTCGCGCGAAGACGTTATTGAAACGTGCGGATGGCGTGGTAGGAGTAGCAGAAGAAAATGCTATGTCTTTAGCTGGAATAGAAGTGAATCGTCTATCTAGAACTGTTTTAGTAGATGGAGAAGAAATTATATTGACACATAAAGAATTTGAACTTCTCGTTTATTTAATGGAGAACAAAGGAATTGTGTTGTCACGTCAACATTTATTAGATCAGTTATGGGGATATGACTATTACGGCGATGATCGAACGGTTGATACTCATATTAAAAAACTACGAAATAAGCTAGGAGATAAAGCAAAGCATATCGGTACTGTTATTCGTGTTGGTTATAAATTTGAAGAATAA
- the nrdG gene encoding anaerobic ribonucleoside-triphosphate reductase activating protein: MKVMNIIHDSVVDGEGLRTVVFFAGCPHRCFGCHNPKSWNICNGTEMTVEEIVKEIASNPLTDVTFSGGDPFFQAAEVKKVAKAVKDLKKNLWMYTGYTLEEIQSSQNNDMIELLHYGDVLVDGRFEIGKKDLTLPFRGSSNQRIIRLKE, encoded by the coding sequence ATGAAAGTGATGAACATTATTCATGATAGTGTAGTAGATGGAGAAGGGTTGCGGACAGTCGTGTTTTTTGCGGGCTGTCCGCATCGTTGTTTCGGTTGCCATAATCCGAAATCGTGGAATATTTGTAATGGAACTGAAATGACAGTAGAAGAAATTGTGAAAGAGATTGCAAGTAATCCATTAACTGATGTAACATTTTCAGGTGGAGATCCATTTTTCCAAGCTGCTGAAGTGAAAAAAGTAGCAAAAGCTGTAAAAGATTTGAAAAAAAATTTATGGATGTATACAGGTTATACGTTAGAAGAGATACAGAGTTCTCAAAATAATGATATGATAGAGTTGTTACATTATGGGGATGTTTTAGTCGATGGAAGATTTGAAATCGGGAAAAAAGATTTAACACTTCCATTTCGCGGAAGCTCCAATCAACGTATTATTCGATTGAAAGAGTAA
- a CDS encoding anaerobic ribonucleoside triphosphate reductase — MLQKNTRGEGLMRVFETIVHGNEQDLMQENANVDGRSPMGVMGTFASESAKYYAVEKLLSDQVKKAINENILYPHDLDFYATGTTTCSQIPLAQMLANGFHTGHGHMRQPQDIKSALALSSIIFQANQNMQHGGQSFALFDVDLAPYVRKTVERHKKRLQSYPLTKEQIEEFAWKETENDTYQACEAFIHNSNSMHSRGGGQVPFISINYGTDTSKEGRLLIKQLLKATQAGLGKGETPIFPIQIFKMKKGVNFEGSDPNYDLFELALETTAERLFPNFSFLDAPFNAVHYDGRPESEVCYMGCRTRVMSNIHGEETAIGRGNLSFTSINLVKLALISGSKEAFYEALNYYLDLGIKQLLERFEYQCTKRARDFRFLYSQGVWRGGEKLQPEDSVASILKQGTLSLGFIGLAECLVALTGKHHGEDEESWKLGYEIISFMRDRMDKATEEHELNFSVIATPAEGLSGKFVKKDREEFGVISGITNHNYYTNSFHIPVYYNMQAINKIRLEGPFHALCNGGHITYIELDGAAMHNKKALKQIVQAMAEHGVGYGSINHPVDRCKCCSYHGVIGNECPSCGNEDEANIERIRRITGYLVGDMSKWNSAKRSEEMDRVKHK; from the coding sequence ATGTTACAAAAAAATACACGTGGAGAAGGATTAATGAGAGTGTTTGAGACGATTGTCCACGGCAATGAACAAGATTTAATGCAAGAAAATGCAAATGTAGATGGCCGCTCTCCGATGGGCGTAATGGGAACGTTCGCATCTGAGAGTGCGAAATATTATGCTGTGGAAAAATTATTGTCAGATCAAGTGAAAAAAGCGATAAATGAAAATATATTATATCCACATGATTTAGATTTTTATGCGACAGGAACGACGACTTGTTCACAAATTCCGTTAGCGCAAATGCTTGCGAACGGTTTTCATACCGGACATGGACATATGAGACAACCGCAAGACATTAAAAGTGCATTAGCTCTTTCATCTATTATTTTTCAAGCGAATCAAAATATGCAGCACGGTGGTCAATCGTTTGCACTCTTTGATGTTGATTTAGCTCCATATGTGAGAAAAACAGTAGAGAGACATAAGAAACGATTACAGTCATATCCGCTTACGAAAGAACAAATAGAAGAATTTGCGTGGAAAGAAACAGAAAATGATACGTATCAGGCTTGTGAAGCTTTCATTCATAATTCAAATAGTATGCATAGTCGGGGCGGAGGACAAGTACCGTTTATTTCTATTAATTATGGAACAGACACATCGAAAGAAGGAAGACTTTTAATTAAACAACTTTTAAAAGCAACACAAGCTGGTCTTGGTAAAGGGGAAACACCAATTTTTCCTATTCAAATTTTTAAAATGAAAAAAGGTGTGAACTTTGAAGGAAGTGATCCGAACTATGATTTATTTGAATTAGCGTTAGAGACAACGGCTGAACGATTATTCCCTAACTTTTCATTTTTAGATGCGCCATTTAATGCTGTGCATTATGATGGACGACCGGAAAGTGAAGTATGTTACATGGGATGTCGTACTCGTGTTATGTCGAACATACATGGAGAAGAAACGGCGATTGGAAGAGGGAATTTATCATTTACATCTATTAATTTAGTCAAATTAGCATTAATTAGTGGTTCAAAAGAAGCGTTTTATGAAGCGTTAAATTATTATTTAGATTTAGGAATTAAGCAATTATTAGAGCGATTTGAGTATCAATGTACGAAGCGAGCAAGAGATTTCCGATTTTTATATTCACAAGGTGTATGGCGCGGTGGAGAAAAGTTACAGCCTGAAGATTCTGTAGCATCCATTTTAAAGCAAGGGACGTTAAGTCTTGGTTTTATCGGCCTTGCGGAGTGTTTAGTAGCTTTAACAGGAAAGCATCATGGAGAAGATGAAGAATCATGGAAACTCGGGTATGAAATTATTTCCTTTATGAGGGATAGAATGGATAAAGCGACAGAAGAACATGAACTGAATTTCTCGGTAATTGCAACTCCAGCAGAAGGATTATCAGGGAAGTTTGTGAAAAAAGATAGAGAAGAATTTGGCGTGATTAGCGGTATAACAAATCATAATTACTATACGAATTCATTCCATATTCCAGTTTATTATAACATGCAAGCGATAAATAAAATTCGTTTAGAAGGCCCGTTCCACGCTCTATGTAACGGGGGACATATTACGTATATTGAACTAGATGGAGCAGCAATGCATAACAAAAAGGCATTAAAACAAATTGTGCAAGCGATGGCAGAACATGGCGTTGGATACGGTTCAATTAATCATCCTGTTGACCGTTGTAAGTGCTGTAGTTATCACGGGGTTATTGGAAATGAATGTCCGAGCTGCGGAAATGAAGATGAGGCTAATATAGAAAGAATTCGCCGTATAACAGGTTATCTTGTAGGAGATATGTCGAAGTGGAATAGTGCGAAACGTAGTGAAGAGATGGATCGGGTGAAACATAAATGA
- the plsY gene encoding glycerol-3-phosphate 1-O-acyltransferase PlsY: protein MVTTYLLFIVAYLLGSIPFALVVGKIGYGIDIREHGSGNLGGTNTFRTLGKKAGFTVTIADILKGTLATSLPMVFGLDIHPLWFGLAAVLGHVYPIFAKFRGGKAVATSAGVLLCYSPVVFAILAVVFFTLLFTTRYVSLSSMVTAVVAVIASIVTGDKIFIIAMCLLAGMVIYKHRANIGRIINKTEPKANFSKKQK, encoded by the coding sequence ATGGTTACTACATATCTTTTATTTATCGTTGCCTACTTACTTGGCTCCATTCCATTTGCACTAGTCGTTGGAAAGATTGGTTATGGAATTGACATTCGTGAGCATGGAAGCGGTAATTTAGGCGGAACAAATACATTCCGCACATTAGGGAAAAAAGCAGGTTTTACCGTTACAATTGCTGACATTTTAAAAGGGACATTAGCAACAAGTCTACCAATGGTTTTCGGATTAGATATTCACCCACTATGGTTCGGGTTAGCGGCTGTTCTTGGACATGTCTATCCAATCTTCGCGAAATTCCGTGGTGGTAAAGCAGTTGCAACTTCTGCTGGGGTGCTATTATGCTATTCACCAGTTGTTTTTGCAATATTAGCTGTTGTATTTTTCACCCTTTTATTTACAACAAGATACGTATCACTTTCTTCTATGGTAACAGCAGTTGTTGCTGTTATTGCATCCATTGTTACCGGGGATAAAATCTTCATTATTGCGATGTGTTTATTAGCAGGTATGGTTATTTATAAACACCGTGCAAATATTGGACGAATTATAAATAAAACTGAACCAAAAGCGAACTTTTCAAAAAAGCAAAAATAA
- a CDS encoding HesB/YadR/YfhF family protein has translation MNLSVTKEAAQWYKNELNLQSGETLRFFVQYGGCSTVQKGLSLGIRKDDPAHPTVQIQEEDINFFIESDDEWFFDGHNLVVTFNDGDDFPQFNYEK, from the coding sequence ATGAATCTTTCCGTAACAAAAGAAGCAGCACAATGGTATAAAAACGAATTAAACTTACAATCAGGTGAAACACTACGCTTTTTCGTACAATACGGTGGTTGCAGTACTGTGCAAAAAGGACTTTCTTTAGGTATTCGTAAAGATGATCCTGCACACCCTACTGTTCAAATTCAAGAAGAAGATATTAACTTCTTTATTGAAAGCGATGATGAGTGGTTCTTCGATGGACATAATTTAGTTGTTACATTTAACGATGGTGATGATTTCCCGCAATTTAATTATGAAAAATAA
- a CDS encoding acyl-CoA thioesterase has product MFVAEHEVEIRYAETDQMGVVYHSNYLVWLELGRTKLIQDLGFSYVEMEKEGIISPVLDLQISYRKAMRYGEKAIVKTWVDTVSPLRVVYGYEIYNGDGELCITASTTNICAKKEGFRPVSFKKFYPEWYAKYEEIKKK; this is encoded by the coding sequence ATGTTTGTAGCAGAACATGAAGTTGAAATCCGCTATGCGGAAACAGATCAAATGGGTGTTGTTTACCATTCAAACTATTTAGTGTGGCTTGAATTAGGTCGCACGAAACTTATACAAGATTTAGGGTTTTCATATGTTGAAATGGAGAAGGAAGGAATTATTTCTCCTGTTTTAGATTTGCAAATTTCTTATCGTAAAGCGATGCGTTACGGGGAAAAAGCAATTGTAAAGACGTGGGTTGATACAGTGAGCCCGCTTCGCGTTGTATATGGATATGAAATTTATAATGGTGATGGCGAACTTTGTATTACTGCAAGTACAACGAATATTTGTGCAAAAAAAGAAGGATTCCGCCCTGTATCATTTAAAAAGTTCTATCCAGAGTGGTATGCGAAATATGAGGAAATCAAGAAAAAATAA
- a CDS encoding glycosyl hydrolase family 18 protein: MIQIVTVRSGDSVYSLASKYGSTPDEIVKDNGLNPAETLVVGQALIVNTKGNNYYVQPGDSLYRISQTYNVPLASLAKVNNLSLKSILHVGQQLYIPKGTKRAVESIAYLQPSTIPIKESLVNATRAINPFLTYLAYFSFEAKRDGTLKEPTETAKIANIATQGNTIPMLVITNIENGNFSADLTSVILRDATIQNKFITNILQTAEKYGMRDIHFDFESVAPEDREAYNRFLRNVKTRLPSGYTLSTTLVPKTSSNQKGKFFETHDYKAQGQIVDFVVIMTYDWGWQGGPPMAISPIGPVKEVLQYAKSQMPPQKIMMGQNLYGFDWKLPFKEGNPPAKAISSVAAVALARKYNVPIRYDFTAQAPHFNYFDENGVQHEVWFEDSRSVQSKFNLMKEQGIGGISYWKIGLPFPQNWRLLVENFTITKKG, from the coding sequence ATGATTCAAATTGTAACGGTTCGTAGCGGTGATAGCGTATATAGCTTGGCATCAAAATATGGATCAACACCTGACGAGATAGTAAAAGACAACGGACTAAATCCAGCTGAAACACTCGTTGTTGGTCAGGCACTAATTGTGAATACGAAAGGAAATAATTACTATGTACAGCCTGGCGATAGCTTATATCGAATCTCTCAAACATACAACGTTCCTCTCGCTAGTTTAGCTAAAGTGAATAACTTATCTTTAAAATCCATTCTCCATGTTGGACAGCAATTATATATACCGAAAGGGACGAAACGAGCAGTAGAATCCATCGCTTATTTACAACCTTCAACTATCCCCATTAAAGAAAGTTTAGTTAATGCTACACGTGCTATTAATCCATTTTTAACATATTTAGCCTACTTCAGTTTCGAGGCAAAAAGAGATGGTACGTTAAAAGAACCAACTGAAACAGCTAAAATTGCTAATATTGCAACGCAAGGCAACACCATTCCTATGCTCGTTATTACGAACATCGAAAATGGAAATTTCAGTGCCGATCTGACATCAGTTATTTTACGGGACGCAACAATTCAAAACAAATTTATTACAAACATTTTGCAAACAGCTGAGAAGTACGGTATGCGAGACATTCATTTTGATTTTGAGAGCGTGGCACCTGAAGATCGCGAAGCGTATAATCGTTTTTTACGAAATGTGAAAACACGCTTACCTAGCGGGTACACATTAAGTACAACACTTGTACCGAAAACAAGTTCAAATCAAAAGGGAAAATTTTTCGAAACTCACGATTATAAAGCACAAGGTCAAATTGTTGATTTCGTCGTCATTATGACATACGACTGGGGTTGGCAGGGCGGCCCGCCGATGGCTATTTCTCCTATCGGTCCTGTAAAAGAAGTACTTCAATACGCAAAATCTCAAATGCCTCCGCAAAAAATTATGATGGGACAAAATTTATACGGATTCGATTGGAAACTTCCATTCAAAGAAGGAAATCCGCCTGCAAAAGCAATTAGCTCTGTCGCAGCTGTTGCACTAGCTCGTAAATACAATGTTCCGATCCGCTATGATTTCACAGCACAGGCTCCTCATTTTAATTATTTCGATGAAAATGGTGTACAACACGAAGTTTGGTTTGAAGATTCACGGTCTGTTCAAAGTAAGTTTAATTTAATGAAAGAACAAGGTATAGGTGGTATTAGTTATTGGAAGATTGGTTTACCATTCCCGCAAAATTGGCGTTTACTTGTTGAAAACTTTACGATTACGAAAAAGGGCTGA